The Thioalkalivibrio nitratireducens DSM 14787 DNA segment CGGACCCCGAATCACCCATCCTGAAAATGGAGCACCGCATGGCCAACAGCGAGCCGGTCCTTCTCCTTGGCGACTTCCCCGCCATCACGCGCAGTGCGGTGACGACGCTGCAGGTCAACCTTGGCTATGTCTGCAACCAGACCTGCTTCCATTGTCACGTGAACGCCGGCCCCAACCGCAAGGAGAGCATGGGGCGCGAAACCGTGGGGGATGTACTCGCCTTTCTGACGCGTGGCGGTGTGCGCACGATGGACCTGACCGGGGGGGCACCGGAGCTGAATCCCCACTTCCGCGACCTGGTCACCCGGGCACGGGCACTGGGGATCGAGGTGATCGACCGCTGTAACCTCACCGTGCTCGGACAGCCCGGACAGCAGGATCTCGCGGTGTTCCTCGCCAGCCACCGGGTGGCCGTCATCGCCTCGCTCCCCTGCTACCTCGAGGAAAACGTGAATTCCCAGCGCGGCGATGGCGTGTTCGAGGGCAGCCTGTCGGGGCTGCGCGCACTCAATGCCCTCGGCTACGGGCACCCCGGCTCCGGACTCGAACTAAACCTCGTGTTCAATCCGCAGGGGCCAGAACTGCCGCCACCGCAGGCAGCGCTGGAGGCCGACTACCGCGCGCATCTCGGCAGCCGTTACGGCATCGTGTTCAATCGCCTGTTGACCATCGCCAACATGCCGATCAACCGCTTCGCGAAGACGCTGGCGCGCAAGGGCGAATACAACCGCTATCTGACGATGCTGCGACAGGCACACCAGGACGCGAACCTGGAACAGGTGATGTGCCGTTCGCTGGTATCGGTCGACTGGCAGGGCTTCGTCTACGATTGTGACTTCAACCAGATGCTGCACATCCCGCTGGCCGCGGCCGGACGACCGCGCAGCCACATCCGCGACCTGGACCCGGCCTCGCTCGCAGGCGGTACGATCGCGGTTGGCGACCACTGCTACGGATGCACCGCGGGTCAGGGCTCGAGTTGCGGGGGCGCCCTCGCCTGACCGATGCAAGTGCCGCTGATTGCCCACTCCGTCGCCGGGTCCACCGCCACGGCCGCGCCCGGAATGCC contains these protein-coding regions:
- the arsS gene encoding arsenosugar biosynthesis radical SAM (seleno)protein ArsS (Some members of this family are selenoproteins.), with the protein product MANSEPVLLLGDFPAITRSAVTTLQVNLGYVCNQTCFHCHVNAGPNRKESMGRETVGDVLAFLTRGGVRTMDLTGGAPELNPHFRDLVTRARALGIEVIDRCNLTVLGQPGQQDLAVFLASHRVAVIASLPCYLEENVNSQRGDGVFEGSLSGLRALNALGYGHPGSGLELNLVFNPQGPELPPPQAALEADYRAHLGSRYGIVFNRLLTIANMPINRFAKTLARKGEYNRYLTMLRQAHQDANLEQVMCRSLVSVDWQGFVYDCDFNQMLHIPLAAAGRPRSHIRDLDPASLAGGTIAVGDHCYGCTAGQGSSCGGALA